The Candidatus Nitrospira nitrificans genomic interval AGAGGGGTCCCGCAGGATTATGCCCAGGCGCGAGCCTGGTACGAAAAGGCCGCCGCGCAGGGGCACCCAATGGCGCAAAATAACCTTGCGGAATTGTATTTCGCGGGACTGGGGGGGCCATCGGATTATGTGCGGGCCTATATGTGGGTGAGCCTTGCCGCCACACACATGCAGGGTGAGGAAAAGAAGCAAGCGGAAGAAAACCGCGAGGATGTCGCCCAGCGTATGTCGTCCGCGCAGATCACGGAAGCCAAGCGACTCTCGGAACAATGCCGGTCAAAGAAGTTCAAGGGCTGCTGAGATTCACTCGGCTGCCTCCGCTCTCACCGTATAACTCTCCCATCGACTCTCGCACTCACCGACAGGCTCAACTCCCTGCCGAACGTTTGAGCACGTCGGCGGCGGATTTCGTCAACAGCCTGCTGAGTAGGTGATCGGTCCTGACGGCAGCCGAGCGAGTTACGAGACGCGGGTGCTGCCATGCATCCGACTGAAGACGTCCCAGTCGAACTGCTTCGATGTGACCGCATGGAGTGGAATCGGACTGATTGATCCCCGTTCACGGTAGGCCAAGAGACAGCCGACGATATCCTCAGGCGAGTCGATCAGCCGATGCACCACTTCATGGGCAAGATGCTGCGCAATCGCCTTGTCCTCCGGTATTGGACGAGCACCCCGGAGCGTGTGGCCAAGAATCGTGGCTTTGGTGGCCGGCGTGAGCGGATAATGATCGGGGCGCGATTGCCGTTCCGGCCACCGTGCGATCACTCCGGCGACATAGTCCACCAGCCCATGGACACCGCCGTCCTTATGATGACGGTGCGGCGTCCGTTCGGCGACGACGAAGAGATGGCTCTTGTTCGGCACACCCAATGTCCGCTTGAGCGTGCCGAGGATCACCTCATCGATATAGGCATTCGGGTCGGGATGTTCATTGACCAACAACCCCTCGGCTCTCGCCTGATAGGCGCAGGCCAACGCAAGATGGCCTGACCCAGCGCCCATGATCTCCACGAAGAACACACTGCCCATCGCCGCGCTGGTGGCTTTGAGAGATTCGATGGACTGATCCGCCAACGTCACGGCGGACTGAAAGCCGAGAGAGATGGTTCCTTCGAGATTGTTGTCGATGCTGCCTGGAATGCCGACCACCTGTACCCCGAACTCTTCGTAAATGGCCCGAGCTCCTCGCATGCTGCCGTCGCCCCCCAGCACAATCAACGCGCCATCACGGACGTAGGGTTCCAAATGGCGCATGGCTACATGCTGCACGGCCTCCTGTTTGAACTCCTCGAAGCGGCTGCTGCCGATGGGACTGCTGGGATGGCTGCCCAGGCCGCGCGTATGTTCGTCGGTGACGCGTTCGATCCAATTGTTGGCCAGACCCAGATAGCCGTGCCGAACGAAATAGACCTCCAACCCCATGCGTTGGCCGGTCACATGCAATTCTTTTAGCGCGGCGCCGGCGCCGGCAAAATCACCTCCGGAGACAAGCGCCACGATCCGCTTGAGGAATCGAGGTTTGAGCGTGACGCGATCTTTTCTCGCCGTCTCCACTGTCACCCAAGTGTTGCGCGCGACCCGCTCCCGTTCGGACAGCCCAACCGCCGTTGAATAGCCGGACATCCGGCCCTGTTCGACCGTGAGCAACACCACATTGTCTTGGCTTTCCTTATAATCGCTGAACTCACTGAACGCTTCATGGAACGGACGTGGGTCCAAATAGATCATCAAGGCCCGCAGGGTGGAACTGTGAGTGTAGAGGCAGGCGACTCCTCCCTTCTGCGCGGAGCCCAATCGGTGGAGACCATCGATGACGTCGACATAGAGGTCGAAGAAAGAATTGCCGGCCGGATAACAATAGAGCGGATCTTTCATCAGCCGCTTGGCCGTCGAGGTCTCCACGCCGAACGCCTGCGCGGCCTCTTCGAGCTCCACCGACTTTTCCAATCCCGTGACCCAGCCGAAATCCGACGATTCCAGTGCAGGCTCGACGATGGGTTCGGACGCGGACGCTCCTTGCAGTAACGTCGCAGACACCCGTTCATAGAGTTGTTTGGTATTCGGGCTGCGGCTGATGCAATGGAGGAAGGTTCGCGGATCGAGGTAATTCGCGAGATGCAGAAAATCCAGCTGCTGTCCCACCAGGCCGATCATGTGGGCGAGCGCCGCTCCGACCGCATCGGCTTTGGCTACACCTCGTTCTCGATCCAATTGATTCGGCAAGCGGCGTCCGACGCGATGGGTCTTGCTGTCCACCTGTGACACGCCGTGGCGCATCGTGAAAAACAGCGTTCGGTCTGCAAGATCGAGCGGCAACAACCAAAACCGGTCGTCGCCCAGTTCCAGAACAATGCGGCCTTCCGCCAGCGTGGGGGTCAGCTGCGCGCGCGGCACAATGGCGACCGGGCGCCGATAGGTCGGTTTGGCCACCGACCCGATCGCCGCTCGGAGCAGCGGCTGCAGCGAGCCTTCCGCCAGAAGCGCGTTCCATGCCGCAAAAAATACCAGCTGATCATCGATGAGACCTTCCCGAGCTGATCGGTATGTGTCTGCGGTTGCAAACCCGGACGCAGCGCGCTCAACGAACGAGCGAAGCCGCTCCATCTTGGTCCGGACGCGATCAATCTCATCGGCGGATGGTTCTATTGATGGAGGTTCGACGAGTCCCCGCTCCGATGCCCGGCGAGCAAGGGCGCGACCATAGACAAGAAGTCCTTCAACGGTGACGAAATCCAACGGGTGACTCATACGCTATGCTAACAATCCTAAACCGATGCACGGACTGTAGCAAGGGTGAGCATCTCATCTGACGTTAGACTCATGGGGCAGGAAAATTTCCCATGCCTTCGCAGGAAGCCATAGTTGTGATCCGCCGAAGTTCTTTAACTACTTGCGTGTTGGGCCTCTGGTCGCCCCCATATGCGATCGGCAAGCGATAGATGGAATGTGAAGAAGCGGCAGCGGTGAGATAAACCGTCCCTGTGATGTCATCGACAGGGATTATGGCATGACGACCAACTTGCTGAACTCCTTACGTGCCGCATCCACGATCGCGCTCGGCGCTTTGTCGGGACTTCCGGCATCAAACGGCGGCTGGGGATCGTATTCAATGAGCAGTTGGGTGAGTTGCGCCGCATCGGCGCCAAACTCTTCGGCAACCAGGGTGAGGGCCATATCGATCCCGGAGGAAACCCCGGCGGCAGTGAGGATCTTGCCGTCGCGAACGACACGCTCTTTGGTTGGAACGGCGCCGAATTGTTTCAAAACATCGAGCGCGAGCCAATGCGTGGTAGCCTTCAGGCCCTGAAGCACACCGGCGGCTGCCAGACCTAAAGCGCCGGTACAGACCGACGTGGTCCACTTGGTCGTGCGGTGCACCCGTGCAATCCATTCGAGGACCAACTGATCGCCCATCACGGCTTGTGGAAACGCAGTTCCTGGCACCACGAGGATATCGGGGCTGATGGTTTCATCGAGCGTATAGTCCGCCGTCAAACGCAGCCTCCCGAAGTCGGTGCGCTTCACGCCCTTCTCGCGCGCCACAAAGCGCACGTCGGTACCGAGCGTCGGCGACTGAAGGACTTCATAGGGGCCGATCGCATCGAGCGCGGTCATGCCGTCGTACAACAGTATGGCCACTTGCAGTTTCTTCTCTGGGATCATCACAGCCTCATTCTTGATCATCAATCAGTATTGAAAGGCCGGCTCGGCCAGCTTGGGGTCTATAACAACTTGAGCAAGGAGACAGTATATAATGGAACTCATGCATCGGATCACTGCCTTTTTCATTATCCTAATGGGAATCATGTGGCCGAGCTTGCCCGCCGCTGCGGAGGAGCCTTCTCAACAGCCGAGCGCGAAGCAACGGTTAAACCAAGTACTGGGTCCGGAAGGCGGCATCCAAGTCTACAAAGACCATCGAGGAAACGTCGAAAGCACGATTAATCTGCCGAATGGTGAGCGACTCATCAAGGTGCAGCCTTCGCCAAGTCCGGGATTAAACCTTGGCCCTCCCCTTCAATTGCACAATCAAACATTTCAGTTTCCTTCTCCACCGGCCGCTCCAGTTCAGCCGTCTGCTCCAGAGTTTCCCCAGAGGTCGCGTTAGAAATAACTCGATGATAACGTTCAATGAGCGGACTTGCTTGTTGACACTATACTATCGATTGATTCACCGACTTCAGGACGCGGGAGACGAGCTCGTCCGCTGAGCGGCAATGAATAAACTTATGCACATATGGCTCGATGCATTCCATCGCACGTTTCAGATTGGCCGTATCATACTGATGATTCCAAAGCAAAAGACGGTATAGATCTCCGAATCCTTCTTGCTTTGAAGTACTGATTCCCAATTTGCGGTATCCAAACCTCCTCACAATTCTCAAGTCACGCATGAACACATGTGGCTGCAACACTGCGATGAGGTCTGCTCGTTCAAAAACAGGCTTCAGCCATGTATAGTAAACACCTTCGACGATCCATTGTTCCTGCCGAGCAATGCCGGCAAGTTTCGTATCGCGTCCATCCTCAGCAGCCCGACGACCATAGCGGTCTGCTTGCACATCCCAGAATAATCCATCTAAATCGTGAGCCGGAATCTGCAGCATTCGAGATAGACGACCAGCCGCATAAGTCTTTCCGCTGCCAGGTCCACCCAAAATATGAATACGTTGAACCATGCAATATTGGTCGAACGATTATGCTAGCCGGAAGAGGTCTACTGCATAGCAGTGAGTGACGCAAGGGAAAATATGAGGT includes:
- a CDS encoding 6-phosphofructokinase, whose translation is MSHPLDFVTVEGLLVYGRALARRASERGLVEPPSIEPSADEIDRVRTKMERLRSFVERAASGFATADTYRSAREGLIDDQLVFFAAWNALLAEGSLQPLLRAAIGSVAKPTYRRPVAIVPRAQLTPTLAEGRIVLELGDDRFWLLPLDLADRTLFFTMRHGVSQVDSKTHRVGRRLPNQLDRERGVAKADAVGAALAHMIGLVGQQLDFLHLANYLDPRTFLHCISRSPNTKQLYERVSATLLQGASASEPIVEPALESSDFGWVTGLEKSVELEEAAQAFGVETSTAKRLMKDPLYCYPAGNSFFDLYVDVIDGLHRLGSAQKGGVACLYTHSSTLRALMIYLDPRPFHEAFSEFSDYKESQDNVVLLTVEQGRMSGYSTAVGLSERERVARNTWVTVETARKDRVTLKPRFLKRIVALVSGGDFAGAGAALKELHVTGQRMGLEVYFVRHGYLGLANNWIERVTDEHTRGLGSHPSSPIGSSRFEEFKQEAVQHVAMRHLEPYVRDGALIVLGGDGSMRGARAIYEEFGVQVVGIPGSIDNNLEGTISLGFQSAVTLADQSIESLKATSAAMGSVFFVEIMGAGSGHLALACAYQARAEGLLVNEHPDPNAYIDEVILGTLKRTLGVPNKSHLFVVAERTPHRHHKDGGVHGLVDYVAGVIARWPERQSRPDHYPLTPATKATILGHTLRGARPIPEDKAIAQHLAHEVVHRLIDSPEDIVGCLLAYRERGSISPIPLHAVTSKQFDWDVFSRMHGSTRVS
- a CDS encoding P-loop NTPase family protein, yielding MVQRIHILGGPGSGKTYAAGRLSRMLQIPAHDLDGLFWDVQADRYGRRAAEDGRDTKLAGIARQEQWIVEGVYYTWLKPVFERADLIAVLQPHVFMRDLRIVRRFGYRKLGISTSKQEGFGDLYRLLLWNHQYDTANLKRAMECIEPYVHKFIHCRSADELVSRVLKSVNQSIV
- a CDS encoding tetratricopeptide repeat protein encodes the protein MLFATLALPLGEGAAFPPPDNKDLHALQAQATQGDTEAQHRLGELYAKGRGVPQDYAQARAWYEKAAAQGHPMAQNNLAELYFAGLGGPSDYVRAYMWVSLAATHMQGEEKKQAEENREDVAQRMSSAQITEAKRLSEQCRSKKFKGC
- a CDS encoding DJ-1/PfpI family protein — protein: MQVAILLYDGMTALDAIGPYEVLQSPTLGTDVRFVAREKGVKRTDFGRLRLTADYTLDETISPDILVVPGTAFPQAVMGDQLVLEWIARVHRTTKWTTSVCTGALGLAAAGVLQGLKATTHWLALDVLKQFGAVPTKERVVRDGKILTAAGVSSGIDMALTLVAEEFGADAAQLTQLLIEYDPQPPFDAGSPDKAPSAIVDAARKEFSKLVVMP